The following are from one region of the Amylibacter sp. IMCC11727 genome:
- a CDS encoding tetratricopeptide repeat protein — protein MKRVLIPAFCLLTSPALALCPVMPDRSAERAALIETMRTSDTMAKGQAAVDAMWAYYRAAPNDTAQEMLNGGMGAIRIGDLITAVDVLTELVGYCSTYAEGYNQLAFAYYLRGQNARSEALLKKTLELEPQHFGALSGLGLIYFRTARPALARIYLQRAVDLNPWSNERALLEQLPEGDDL, from the coding sequence ATGAAACGCGTTTTGATCCCTGCCTTTTGCCTGCTGACCTCCCCTGCCCTTGCGCTGTGTCCTGTGATGCCTGACCGATCTGCGGAACGTGCGGCATTGATCGAGACCATGCGTACCTCGGATACGATGGCGAAGGGTCAAGCGGCGGTGGATGCCATGTGGGCCTATTACCGCGCGGCCCCCAATGACACGGCGCAAGAGATGCTCAATGGTGGCATGGGGGCCATTCGGATTGGGGATTTGATCACGGCGGTGGATGTGCTGACGGAGTTGGTGGGGTATTGTTCGACCTATGCGGAAGGGTACAACCAGCTGGCCTTTGCCTACTACCTGCGCGGTCAAAATGCGCGGTCCGAGGCGTTGTTGAAGAAAACGCTGGAGTTGGAGCCACAACACTTTGGGGCGTTGTCTGGGCTGGGGCTGATTTATTTTCGCACTGCGCGACCTGCGCTGGCGCGGATCTATTTGCAGCGGGCCGTGGATTTGAACCCATGGTCGAATGAGCGGGCGTTGTTGGAGCAGTTGCCTGAGGGCGATGATTTGTAG